ccatgcagggagcccgatgttggaccccatcctgggatcatgccctgagctgaaggcagacgctcaaccactgagccacccaggcgtccccctccccctgctttaaGCGCTAATTCCTATATATTGTATGATGAGTCTGGCTCCTCTGTCTTGTTTCAGGGGTTATTAAAAAACTCCACCCATATCATCCTAGTCTGGTCCCATCCCCATAATGCAGTTCTCCCACGTTTAAACCCTCTTCTGCTCTTGACCCTCCCTTTCCCTGTCCCCTTAGGCTCCTGCCCCCGGCACAGGATGGCTTCGAGGTACTGGGTGCGGCAGAGCTGGAGGCCGTGCGGGAGGCTTTTGAGACCGGTGGCCTGGAGGCGGCGCTGTCGTGGGTTCGCGCTGGCCTGGAGCGACTGGGCAGCGCGCGGCTGGACCTGGCTGTGGCCGGCAACGCTGATGTGAGCCTCGTGCTGAACGTGCTCCTTGGGCTGGATCCCGGTGACCCAGATGCTGAGCCTGTTTTCGTGCCCGCGGGGCCCACGCCCTACCCGGCCCCAGAGCGTCCCAATGTGGTGCTCTGGCACGTGCCTCTGGGCTCCGCGggcactgctgctgctgccacccccCATCCGACCCACTACGACGCCCTCATCCTAGTCACCCCGGGGGCCCCCACTGAGAAGGACTGGGCTCAGGTTCGGCCCTTCGTGCTGCCAGATGCGCCGCTGGTCGGCGTGCGAACAGACGGTGAGGGCGAAGATCCAGAGTACCTGGAGGAAGAGgacaaggcagagaaagagaagcccaGCTGCGAGAGCTTAGAGAACACAGGCGGAGAGGGGGTGAAGAATGCATGCAGTGAGGGAAGGGAGAAACGTGGCCCGGGATTGCAGAAAGGTAGCGAGGAAGATTCCGAGAAAGCAGGCAGCGGGGAAGGCTCGGAGAAAGCGGGCAGCGAGAGTGTGCCGCCTGTTGGCGGCGGCGGGAAGAAATCAGGCAGTGGGGACGCGGAGCGTGCGGCCGCGCTGAGCCCCGAGGATGAGACGTGGGAGGTGCTGGAGGAGGCGCCGCCACCCGTGTTCCCGCTGCGGCCTGGCGGCCTCCCCGGGCTCTGCGAGTGGCTGCGGCGCGCGCTGCCCCCGGCCCAGGCAGGGGCGCTGCTGCTGGCGCTGCCCCCCGCGTCTCCCCACGGGGCGCGCATGAAGGCTGCGGCGCTGCGGGCCGGGGCGTGGCGGCCGGCTCTGCTGGCCAGcctggcggcggcggcagcgccCGTACCCGGCCTAGGCTGGGCGTGCGACGTGGCGCTTCTGCGGGGTCAGCTGGCCGAGTGGCGGCGGGCGCTGGGGCTCGAACCCGCCGCGCTGGCTCGACGCGAGCGCGCGCTCGGCCTAACCCCCGGGGAGCTGGCGGAGCGGACGCACTTCCCGGGCCCGGTGACGCGCGCCGAGGTGGAGGCCAGGCTGGGCGCGTGGGCGGGCGAGGGCACTGCCGGGGGCGCGGCGCTGGGGGCCCTTTCCTTCCTATGGCCCGCGGGCGGCGCGGCGGCCACCGGCGGCCTGGGTTACCGCGCGGCGCACGGCGTCCTGCTGCAGGCCCTCAACGAGATGCAGGCCGATGCCGAGGCGGTGCTGGCACCCCATGTGCCCGCGCAGTGAGGGGTGGGAC
This portion of the Vulpes lagopus strain Blue_001 chromosome 2, ASM1834538v1, whole genome shotgun sequence genome encodes:
- the IRGQ gene encoding immunity-related GTPase family Q protein, which gives rise to MPPPRGDVTALFLGPPGCGKSALIAALCDGNVETIEIPEGRPDSGIPSLRAAGPGLFLGELSCPPAAPGPWAAEANVLVLVLPGPEGNGEPLAPGLGEAARAALARGTPLLAVRNLRPGESQDEAQARDQTAALLNSAGLGAAALFVLPADCGRRDGCKELERLRVALRSQAEVLQRLLPPAQDGFEVLGAAELEAVREAFETGGLEAALSWVRAGLERLGSARLDLAVAGNADVSLVLNVLLGLDPGDPDAEPVFVPAGPTPYPAPERPNVVLWHVPLGSAGTAAAATPHPTHYDALILVTPGAPTEKDWAQVRPFVLPDAPLVGVRTDGEGEDPEYLEEEDKAEKEKPSCESLENTGGEGVKNACSEGREKRGPGLQKGSEEDSEKAGSGEGSEKAGSESVPPVGGGGKKSGSGDAERAAALSPEDETWEVLEEAPPPVFPLRPGGLPGLCEWLRRALPPAQAGALLLALPPASPHGARMKAAALRAGAWRPALLASLAAAAAPVPGLGWACDVALLRGQLAEWRRALGLEPAALARRERALGLTPGELAERTHFPGPVTRAEVEARLGAWAGEGTAGGAALGALSFLWPAGGAAATGGLGYRAAHGVLLQALNEMQADAEAVLAPHVPAQ